Proteins encoded in a region of the Stieleria neptunia genome:
- a CDS encoding outer membrane protein assembly factor BamB family protein: protein MPAFPPSLVASNGDRPTHRLVKPVFAGLFGFALLCGIPPVHADDWPGFHGLGIAGVLPEAKLPKGWEKQSYRWTVDLKTRDVGSMAIQNGRVYLLAMSPAKQAIRLMSFNLQSGKVNWSREFPQAKNHLHSRNTLASSTPATDGQYVYIAHSDRRHTWLRCLDHQGNAIWQRDFGVAQSQHGFGVSPTVHGDIVVLNFSQQAERVENGQPGTSRIIAVNRSTGETIWQTPVTSTRVCYGTPVIRDGKVICANTGDGIYALSLETGKMLWRLPVFKMRCVSSPVVAGDLAIGSSGSGGGGNHMVAVRMPANDSGTPQEVYRIEKAAPYVPTSIVHDGMLFSIDDKGIASCFDVASGDVQWTSRIGGTFSASPILLGDKVLVINLDGEATVFRAARQFEKLSEINLGGPVGATPAYANGRLLLRVGTELRCL, encoded by the coding sequence ATGCCAGCCTTTCCGCCTTCCCTGGTCGCGTCCAACGGCGACCGGCCGACCCACCGGCTTGTCAAACCCGTCTTCGCCGGCCTCTTCGGTTTTGCCCTCCTCTGCGGCATCCCGCCGGTCCACGCCGATGACTGGCCCGGCTTTCACGGTTTGGGGATCGCCGGCGTGCTTCCCGAGGCGAAACTCCCCAAGGGTTGGGAGAAACAATCGTATCGCTGGACCGTCGATTTGAAGACGCGTGACGTCGGTTCGATGGCGATCCAAAATGGACGCGTTTACTTGCTCGCGATGTCTCCGGCCAAGCAGGCGATTCGATTGATGTCGTTCAACCTGCAATCGGGCAAAGTGAACTGGTCGCGAGAGTTTCCGCAAGCGAAAAATCATCTGCACAGCCGAAACACACTTGCATCGAGCACGCCGGCGACCGATGGCCAATACGTCTACATCGCCCACAGCGATCGCCGGCACACGTGGCTGAGATGTCTGGACCACCAAGGCAACGCGATCTGGCAGCGTGACTTCGGCGTGGCGCAAAGCCAGCACGGGTTTGGCGTCTCGCCCACCGTTCACGGTGACATCGTCGTGCTGAATTTTTCACAACAGGCCGAACGGGTCGAAAACGGCCAGCCCGGCACCAGCCGTATCATCGCGGTCAATCGTTCGACCGGTGAAACGATTTGGCAAACGCCCGTGACCTCGACGCGTGTCTGTTACGGCACGCCGGTGATCCGCGACGGCAAGGTGATCTGTGCCAACACCGGAGACGGCATTTATGCGTTGTCGCTGGAAACCGGCAAGATGCTCTGGCGACTGCCGGTGTTCAAAATGCGTTGCGTCAGCTCTCCGGTCGTCGCCGGTGACTTGGCGATCGGTTCCAGCGGCAGCGGTGGCGGAGGCAACCACATGGTCGCCGTGCGGATGCCCGCAAACGATTCCGGCACGCCGCAAGAAGTCTATCGGATCGAAAAGGCCGCTCCCTATGTGCCGACCTCGATCGTGCACGACGGCATGCTGTTCTCCATCGACGACAAGGGCATCGCGTCCTGCTTTGATGTGGCCAGCGGCGACGTCCAGTGGACCAGTCGTATCGGAGGGACGTTTAGCGCCTCACCGATTCTGTTGGGGGACAAGGTCCTGGTCATCAACCTGGACGGCGAGGCGACGGTGTTTCGCGCGGCGCGCCAATTTGAAAAACTGAGCGAAATCAATTTGGGCGGGCCGGTCGGGGCGACACCCGCCTACGCCAACGGTCGGCTGCTGCTACGTGTCGGTACCGAACTCCGCTGTTTGTAG